One region of Maridesulfovibrio ferrireducens genomic DNA includes:
- a CDS encoding substrate-binding periplasmic protein produces the protein MKFLTIWLVTAILIIASPFAHTSAAETFRVMLRVDSFPPYSFEKGDSRSGIIKDLFTALAKETGDTFEYVRVPFRRALYQFETGKIDLEPMCNPIWRQSSSLHGIYSIPFAVSEEIVLFNADKYIPINSPEDLLGKTVGVISGYHYPVYGPYFADGRINPYPLYNENKLIQLLLAGRLDQALMNKDFAQYQIKIQNLKDRLIISEPCSVLDMMIRFHPSKKDAVPRFNKAIEKLLNDGIINQIYDRYR, from the coding sequence ATGAAGTTTTTAACGATCTGGCTTGTCACTGCAATTTTAATTATTGCTTCACCTTTTGCGCACACTAGTGCTGCGGAGACTTTTCGTGTCATGCTTCGGGTCGACTCTTTTCCTCCTTATTCTTTCGAAAAAGGCGATTCAAGGTCTGGAATTATTAAAGATTTATTCACAGCTCTTGCTAAAGAGACTGGAGATACCTTCGAATATGTCCGTGTTCCCTTTCGGCGCGCGCTTTATCAATTTGAAACAGGTAAAATCGATTTAGAACCGATGTGTAATCCGATTTGGCGGCAGTCATCATCATTACATGGTATTTACAGCATTCCTTTTGCCGTATCCGAAGAGATTGTTCTGTTTAATGCAGATAAATACATTCCGATCAATTCTCCCGAAGACCTATTAGGGAAGACCGTAGGAGTTATTTCGGGGTATCATTACCCGGTATACGGTCCGTATTTCGCTGATGGGCGCATAAATCCTTATCCTCTTTACAATGAAAATAAACTTATTCAGTTGCTGCTTGCCGGGCGTTTGGATCAGGCTCTCATGAACAAGGATTTTGCTCAGTATCAAATAAAAATACAGAATCTTAAGGATCGACTGATCATAAGTGAACCTTGCAGTGTTTTGGATATGATGATTCGTTTCCACCCGAGTAAAAAGGACGCGGTTCCTCGATTTAACAAGGCTATTGAAAAGCTCTTGAACGACGGTATTATCAACCAAATTTATGATCGTTATCGCTAG
- a CDS encoding type 1 glutamine amidotransferase domain-containing protein encodes MKMKGMRVLMFVENVFEDMELLYPYYRLIEEGAEVVVAGPESGTVYTGKNGYPFRSTAAIADQQADNFDLLVIAGGFAPDKLRRDPKVLELTREVHEAGKVVAHICHAGWIPISAGIMKGFTCTSTPGIKDDLINAGATWVDKEVVVDRNQISSRKPDDLPAFCRAIVDLATK; translated from the coding sequence ATGAAAATGAAAGGTATGCGTGTCTTGATGTTTGTGGAAAATGTTTTTGAGGATATGGAGCTTTTGTATCCTTACTATCGTTTGATTGAGGAAGGTGCAGAGGTTGTGGTAGCCGGACCTGAATCCGGAACTGTTTATACTGGCAAAAACGGTTATCCTTTTCGTTCCACAGCCGCCATTGCGGACCAGCAGGCGGATAATTTTGATCTGCTTGTAATTGCCGGTGGTTTTGCTCCGGATAAACTTAGACGTGATCCTAAAGTTCTAGAACTTACCCGTGAGGTACATGAAGCCGGGAAAGTTGTTGCGCATATCTGTCATGCCGGATGGATTCCGATTTCAGCCGGAATTATGAAAGGTTTTACTTGTACCTCAACTCCCGGAATAAAAGATGATCTCATAAATGCTGGAGCAACTTGGGTTGATAAAGAAGTTGTTGTGGATCGGAATCAAATTTCTTCCCGCAAGCCGGATGACCTGCCAGCTTTTTGTCGTGCCATTGTGGATTTGGCAACAAAATAA
- a CDS encoding methyl-accepting chemotaxis protein: protein MKLKTRLTIFQITVLIISIASLCVIFIYQLNKYANSEMNKYRKTMYEQKISELNELVNMAEKTVQSYYNKSQDIELLKRSKAKSLKNTIDSIATQLSSFYKSKSNKLSKSELEEELKKLVKPIRYEGNNYIWINDMQAKTIMHPLSPELDGKNLSNIKDSSGKYLFREMIEVCRKNGEGSVSYIWKKPDTNKDTQKVSYVKLIPELNWIIGTGAWLDDITLEMKEKALEQIAEMRMKDGNYFWVNDTKQNMIMHPASPALNGKNMADFKDTKGKLLFKEIVDVCTSKGEGTVSYWWGKPGESGDFPKLSYVKLFKPWNWIIGMGVYIDDIDNALLEKQTKLNQTINNMIKLIVIVAVLLGIIITIAATIFANKITATIGAEPEELSDIAEQMSHGHLNIEPLSQTPQGAYASMMNMVENLKQVVTDVQHSTENVSAGSEELAASAEGLSQGATDQAAAIEELSSSIEEISVSIRNNAENTRKTEQIAITTAENTKKGSRGVKKNLTAMTEIADKIKIIEEISRQTNLLALNAAIEAARAGEHGKGFAVVAAEVRKLAEKSRIAATEIEDLSSSSLTLAQKTHTDLDALVPEIERTAKLIKEISLSCDEQNSGINLIQQSSLQLDKVIQQNASASEEVAATSEELSSQAEELHGAMLFFKLN from the coding sequence ATGAAATTAAAAACAAGACTTACAATTTTTCAAATCACAGTACTAATAATCTCTATAGCATCATTGTGCGTTATATTCATTTATCAACTGAACAAATATGCAAACAGCGAAATGAACAAATATCGAAAAACAATGTATGAACAAAAAATTTCAGAACTGAATGAACTTGTCAACATGGCTGAAAAAACAGTTCAGTCCTATTACAACAAATCGCAAGACATTGAGTTGCTTAAAAGAAGTAAAGCAAAATCATTAAAAAACACTATAGATTCCATTGCGACCCAGTTATCAAGCTTTTATAAATCCAAATCCAACAAGCTCTCCAAGTCTGAACTGGAAGAAGAACTTAAAAAACTAGTCAAACCTATTAGATATGAAGGCAATAATTATATTTGGATAAATGATATGCAGGCAAAAACAATCATGCATCCTCTTTCGCCGGAGCTTGATGGGAAAAATCTTTCCAACATAAAGGATAGTTCCGGCAAATATCTTTTTAGAGAGATGATTGAAGTTTGCCGTAAAAACGGAGAAGGCTCTGTTTCATACATATGGAAAAAACCGGACACGAATAAAGATACTCAAAAAGTTTCGTATGTTAAGCTCATACCGGAACTTAACTGGATAATCGGGACAGGCGCATGGCTGGATGACATCACCCTTGAAATGAAAGAAAAAGCTCTTGAACAAATTGCGGAAATGCGGATGAAAGACGGAAACTATTTCTGGGTAAATGATACGAAGCAAAATATGATTATGCATCCTGCAAGCCCGGCTTTAAACGGTAAAAACATGGCCGACTTCAAGGATACAAAAGGGAAACTGCTATTCAAAGAGATCGTTGATGTTTGCACAAGTAAGGGAGAAGGAACTGTCTCATACTGGTGGGGAAAACCCGGTGAAAGTGGAGATTTTCCAAAGCTGTCATATGTCAAATTATTCAAACCGTGGAATTGGATAATCGGCATGGGAGTTTACATCGACGACATTGATAACGCTCTGCTTGAAAAACAAACCAAGTTAAACCAGACAATAAACAATATGATCAAATTAATCGTAATTGTTGCAGTACTGCTTGGAATTATAATCACAATTGCGGCAACTATTTTTGCCAATAAAATCACAGCTACCATTGGTGCAGAGCCGGAAGAATTATCAGATATTGCAGAGCAGATGTCTCATGGACACCTAAACATTGAACCCCTTTCACAAACACCCCAAGGTGCATATGCTTCCATGATGAATATGGTCGAAAATTTAAAACAGGTAGTTACGGATGTACAACACTCTACTGAAAATGTTTCTGCCGGAAGTGAAGAGTTAGCAGCATCTGCGGAAGGACTGTCACAAGGTGCGACCGATCAGGCTGCCGCTATTGAAGAATTAAGCTCATCAATTGAAGAAATCAGCGTCAGCATACGAAACAATGCTGAAAACACACGCAAAACAGAACAGATCGCCATCACAACGGCTGAAAATACAAAAAAAGGAAGTCGGGGTGTTAAAAAAAATCTGACAGCTATGACAGAAATTGCTGATAAAATTAAAATTATAGAAGAAATTTCCCGCCAGACAAATCTACTCGCGCTAAATGCCGCCATCGAAGCCGCTCGCGCAGGAGAACACGGCAAAGGGTTTGCGGTAGTTGCGGCGGAAGTTAGAAAATTAGCTGAAAAAAGTAGAATTGCAGCAACCGAAATCGAAGATTTATCGTCCAGCAGTCTGACTCTCGCCCAAAAAACGCATACAGATTTAGATGCCTTGGTTCCCGAAATTGAACGAACAGCAAAATTGATAAAAGAAATATCGCTTTCGTGCGATGAACAAAATTCAGGTATTAACCTTATTCAACAGTCTTCTTTACAACTGGACAAGGTTATTCAGCAAAATGCTTCAGCTTCAGAAGAAGTTGCCGCGACCTCAGAAGAGCTTTCCAGCCAGGCAGAGGAACTTCATGGGGCAATGCTGTTCTTCAAGCTTAATTAA